Proteins co-encoded in one Pseudomonas beijingensis genomic window:
- a CDS encoding tetratricopeptide repeat protein — protein MLDSLEKMLAKGVDNALLRFGLGKGYLDLGEFARAAEHFQRCVEFDPKYSAAWKLLGKAHQGQGNLPAARQAWEQGLEAARAHGDKQAEKEMTVFLKKLDRHP, from the coding sequence ATGCTCGACTCCCTGGAAAAAATGCTCGCCAAAGGTGTGGACAACGCCCTGCTGCGCTTCGGCCTGGGCAAGGGCTACCTGGACCTCGGCGAATTCGCCCGTGCCGCCGAACACTTCCAACGCTGCGTCGAATTCGACCCCAAATACTCAGCCGCCTGGAAACTGCTGGGCAAGGCCCACCAAGGCCAAGGCAACCTACCGGCAGCCCGCCAAGCCTGGGAACAAGGCCTCGAAGCCGCCCGCGCCCACGGCGACAAACAAGCCGAAAAAGAAATGACCGTGTTCCTCAAAAAACTGGACCGCCACCCCTGA
- a CDS encoding DUF1963 domain-containing protein, which yields MEIQEIKQRLARPAVKLIAGGFRPAGTDEESWLGNVFLFRPDEEVPTNQAGQQLLPYAQFYLPALPINSPLLAGVRVLTVFISNPFPEHFEPMGNNWVIREYGLDDVLVRKSLSVAGTFLKPFPLTAQAVPEDFPLWDGGGVPEDLEQAILTLERAGKIQSYYDLVTHTYEHKIGGYPSFCQSGVDPGEGFEFVFQISSDSKINLNVVDSGSLMFWKHNKTGEWALYYDFY from the coding sequence ATGGAAATCCAGGAAATCAAGCAACGCCTGGCCCGCCCCGCCGTGAAGCTCATTGCCGGCGGCTTTCGTCCTGCCGGCACCGATGAAGAAAGCTGGCTGGGCAATGTATTCCTGTTCCGACCGGATGAAGAGGTGCCCACTAATCAGGCGGGGCAACAGTTGCTCCCCTATGCGCAGTTTTACCTGCCCGCCCTGCCCATCAATAGCCCTCTGCTAGCGGGGGTTCGTGTGCTGACGGTGTTCATTTCAAACCCGTTCCCCGAGCACTTTGAGCCGATGGGGAATAATTGGGTCATCCGCGAGTATGGGTTGGATGATGTGTTGGTGCGCAAGTCTCTGTCGGTGGCAGGTACATTCCTCAAACCCTTCCCACTGACAGCGCAAGCTGTGCCGGAGGACTTTCCACTGTGGGATGGCGGTGGTGTTCCGGAGGACCTTGAGCAAGCAATCCTCACGCTGGAACGCGCGGGCAAGATCCAGAGCTATTACGACTTGGTCACCCACACCTACGAACACAAGATCGGCGGTTACCCCTCGTTCTGCCAGTCGGGTGTTGATCCGGGTGAAGGCTTTGAGTTTGTGTTCCAGATCTCATCGGACTCGAAGATCAATCTGAACGTGGTCGACAGTGGGAGCCTGATGTTCTGGAAGCACAACAAAACTGGGGAGTGGGCTCTTTACTACGACTTTTACTAG
- a CDS encoding NADAR family protein, protein MNDSEHLKELCARFNSGEHLSFTFFWGHQRSKTVVTASCFSQWFEAGFIVEGQHYPTAEHFMMAEKAALFDDQEIRAQVLQAPTPNAAKALGRNVRGFNDKVWLQHRYDIVVRANQAKFSQNPQLNEYLLQTGSRVIVEASPVDNIWGIGLAQDNADANNPNLWKGLNLLGFALMQVRDGTSTPAPR, encoded by the coding sequence TTGAACGACTCTGAACATCTGAAAGAACTGTGCGCACGTTTCAACTCTGGAGAACATCTGAGCTTTACGTTTTTCTGGGGGCACCAGCGCAGCAAAACTGTCGTCACGGCGTCGTGCTTCAGCCAATGGTTCGAGGCTGGGTTCATTGTCGAGGGGCAACATTACCCGACGGCCGAACACTTCATGATGGCAGAGAAAGCGGCCTTGTTCGACGATCAGGAAATTCGTGCGCAGGTGCTCCAAGCCCCTACTCCTAATGCCGCCAAAGCACTTGGCCGCAACGTGCGCGGATTCAATGATAAGGTTTGGCTGCAACACCGATACGACATTGTCGTTCGAGCGAACCAGGCCAAGTTCTCTCAGAATCCGCAGTTGAACGAATATCTTCTACAAACCGGTTCGCGCGTTATTGTCGAAGCCAGCCCGGTTGATAACATCTGGGGTATAGGGCTCGCACAGGACAACGCAGATGCGAACAATCCGAATCTGTGGAAAGGCTTGAATCTGCTGGGATTTGCACTGATGCAGGTGCGGGACGGGACTAGTACGCCAGCCCCAAGGTAG
- a CDS encoding TonB-dependent receptor, with translation MLFPSRLTLLAACCSVSFLAQAAAPIELGATDVTASATNSNTLPTPYAGGQVARGGQMGVLGNQDNMDVPFVMTSYTSQLIEDQQAEDVGDVLLNDPSVRQAYGFGNQSQVFVIRGLPLNSDDISYNGLYGVLPRQILSTDAIERVEVFKGPNAFINGVSPTGSGLGGGVNLQPKRAEDVPTRRYTQDISTDGRIGEHLDIGQRFGEDNRFGARLNLSQREGETAIDNQDQRTKLFVAGLDYQGDNFRVSTDFGYQKQRINGLRNSVNIGNATRIPTAPHASHNYGQDWTYSETEDTFGMVRGDWDLNENWTAYLAGGVKHTRETGVYATPTLVGNNGVATIGGSEIPHNEDNTSFSGGLNGRFNTGPVSHQVAIGGSTIWTEQENAYTFYRSVTGNSNIYDTPKLPKPTTVSSTGGKMGDPGVTGKTRNRSLAISDTLGLFDDKLLVTYGVRRQQLRVENYKYDGTTSNGGANPANDGSRSALYDEAITTPVYGIVYKPVESVSLYANRIEGLAKGPVASGSGITNLGEAFPPGRTKQLEAGIKLDLQTFGANLGVFRIEKPSDGYVDNVQRLYVRDGEQVNKGLELSVFGEPIEGLRLMAGGTRMTSELKKTAGGFNDGNHAIGVPTFQLNASVDWDVPGIEGAALSARMLRTGGQYSDQANNLSLPTWNRFDAGARYKMKFVEKDLTLRINVENITDKNYWASANGGYLSQGDPRLVKFSGTIDF, from the coding sequence ATGCTATTTCCATCTCGCCTTACGTTGCTGGCTGCATGTTGCTCAGTCAGTTTTCTTGCCCAGGCGGCAGCCCCTATTGAATTGGGAGCGACCGACGTTACTGCCAGTGCGACCAACTCCAACACGCTACCCACGCCCTATGCGGGAGGCCAGGTGGCGAGGGGAGGCCAGATGGGGGTGCTGGGAAATCAGGACAACATGGATGTCCCGTTCGTGATGACGAGTTACACCTCGCAGCTGATTGAAGATCAACAAGCTGAAGACGTGGGTGATGTGCTTCTCAATGATCCGTCGGTGCGCCAGGCCTATGGGTTTGGTAACCAATCCCAAGTGTTCGTGATTCGAGGCTTGCCGCTTAACAGCGACGACATTTCCTACAATGGGCTGTATGGCGTTTTACCGCGTCAAATTCTGTCGACGGATGCTATCGAGCGTGTCGAGGTGTTCAAAGGCCCCAACGCGTTTATCAACGGTGTCAGTCCGACGGGCTCGGGTCTTGGGGGCGGCGTCAACTTGCAGCCCAAACGCGCAGAGGATGTGCCGACGCGTCGCTATACCCAGGACATCAGCACCGATGGCCGCATTGGCGAGCATTTGGATATCGGGCAGCGATTCGGCGAGGATAACCGCTTTGGTGCCAGGTTGAATCTGAGCCAGCGGGAAGGTGAAACAGCGATCGACAACCAGGATCAGCGCACAAAGTTGTTCGTGGCGGGCCTGGACTATCAAGGGGATAACTTCCGCGTTTCCACCGATTTCGGGTATCAGAAACAGCGTATCAATGGGCTGCGTAATTCCGTGAATATCGGCAACGCCACCCGCATTCCCACGGCTCCGCACGCCAGCCACAATTATGGGCAGGACTGGACTTACTCCGAAACGGAAGACACTTTCGGCATGGTTCGTGGCGATTGGGATCTGAACGAAAACTGGACCGCCTACCTGGCTGGCGGTGTAAAGCACACCCGAGAAACCGGGGTGTACGCCACACCGACACTGGTCGGCAATAACGGCGTAGCGACGATCGGTGGCTCGGAAATTCCTCACAATGAAGACAATACATCGTTCAGTGGCGGGTTGAACGGGCGCTTTAATACTGGCCCTGTTTCCCACCAGGTTGCGATCGGCGGCTCAACGATCTGGACCGAGCAGGAAAACGCCTACACGTTCTATCGTTCCGTGACCGGGAACAGCAATATCTACGACACCCCCAAGCTTCCTAAGCCGACTACGGTGTCCAGCACTGGCGGCAAAATGGGCGATCCCGGGGTGACCGGCAAAACCCGCAACCGTAGTCTGGCGATTTCCGACACGCTGGGCTTGTTCGATGACAAATTGCTGGTCACTTATGGTGTTCGTCGTCAGCAGTTGCGTGTCGAAAACTATAAGTACGATGGCACTACTTCAAACGGTGGAGCCAATCCAGCAAACGATGGCAGTCGTAGCGCGCTCTACGATGAAGCCATTACCACGCCTGTTTACGGCATCGTCTACAAGCCTGTGGAGAGCGTGTCGCTCTACGCCAACCGAATCGAAGGCCTTGCAAAAGGGCCGGTGGCGTCCGGTTCCGGTATCACGAACCTGGGTGAAGCCTTTCCCCCTGGCCGCACCAAACAGTTGGAAGCGGGCATCAAGTTGGACCTGCAAACCTTCGGTGCCAACCTGGGTGTTTTCCGTATCGAGAAACCTTCCGACGGGTACGTCGACAACGTGCAGAGGCTTTATGTGCGGGATGGCGAGCAGGTCAACAAGGGGCTGGAGCTCAGCGTTTTCGGCGAGCCCATCGAAGGCCTCCGGTTGATGGCCGGCGGTACCCGCATGACGTCTGAGCTGAAAAAAACCGCTGGTGGTTTCAACGATGGCAATCACGCCATTGGCGTGCCAACGTTTCAGCTCAATGCCAGCGTAGATTGGGATGTTCCGGGTATCGAAGGGGCCGCGCTCAGCGCAAGGATGTTGCGCACTGGCGGGCAGTACTCTGATCAGGCTAACAACCTGAGCTTGCCTACCTGGAACCGTTTCGACGCCGGCGCACGTTACAAAATGAAATTCGTGGAGAAAGACCTGACGTTGCGCATCAACGTGGAAAACATTACCGATAAGAACTACTGGGCCTCGGCAAACGGCGGCTACCTCTCGCAGGGTGACCCACGCTTGGTGAAGTTCTCGGGGACTATCGATTTTTGA
- a CDS encoding DUF6124 family protein: MFKATPNPPDADPTPQSAKSKAKQQDETTKRVLDHYLPPKPDKSQDDPKPGQLYTVVKGLDNECLLANLSETLASADAMVSDLAFDLEGSRRHVAQGIQQLIELSSLLANRVLDNVEPRQ, from the coding sequence ATGTTCAAAGCTACTCCGAATCCCCCAGATGCAGACCCCACCCCACAATCCGCAAAATCCAAAGCCAAGCAGCAAGACGAAACCACCAAACGGGTGCTCGATCACTACTTGCCACCGAAACCGGATAAATCCCAAGACGACCCCAAACCAGGGCAGCTATACACCGTCGTGAAAGGCCTCGATAACGAATGTTTGCTTGCCAACCTCAGCGAGACGTTGGCTTCGGCTGATGCGATGGTGAGTGATCTGGCGTTTGATCTGGAGGGATCGAGGCGTCATGTGGCGCAGGGGATTCAGCAGTTGATTGAGCTGAGTTCGTTGCTGGCGAATCGGGTGCTGGATAACGTGGAGCCGCGGCAGTAG
- a CDS encoding M10 family metallopeptidase C-terminal domain-containing protein, which translates to MSQSISPAASTAQKTGMVATTLWGSDKIAGITVDPDGAIWLGAYSRLGLGGEEDSGFTGSLVRFNANGSLDRDFSGDGKSLLPVSLDIEDGGNAAVQPGGGYLVARYVKVGDAWVSGVSRNLADGSLDTSFGNGGTVTVPFYWNEDLGQQASFSVQRDGSFFASAGYPSGEIYIARFDATGALVSSFAEAGILHLPAAVGIHPSSTFDVSLQGDGKVLVTGQDTLTRLNPDGTLDSSFANGGSLALDVHADALVIQDDGKILLAGASGGVATVIRLNADGSLDTDFGDQGQVRWGSESAPFAVADMIVLADGRLLIGGSQGTSADGYLAALVQLNPDGSLDHSFGNPDDGYYHLDGGRDDDFLLGTASFDDAIFGGAGNDLLDGQQGRDLLTGGAGDDTFRYQAVTDSYRTANAAHSDRITDFDPSSDTLDLSSLGFLGLGNGHDGTLAIRVNESGTRTYLKSFEANVDGERFEVVFDGNLGQTLNETNILFQQARLTGTEGDDRLQGNALGEIIEGGAGDDRLYGALGNDVLVGGEGRDLLVGGGNNDVFRFDGLSDSYRTATENHTDRLMDYTAGEDTIDLSALGFTRLGDGYDGTLDVVLNEAKNLTYLKSYEADASGARFELSLVGDHSGYGNLNIVFAEPLEEEAIRLVGVADDVWV; encoded by the coding sequence ATGAGCCAGAGCATTTCACCCGCCGCTTCAACTGCGCAAAAAACAGGCATGGTCGCCACGACCTTATGGGGCTCGGACAAAATCGCAGGTATCACGGTCGATCCGGACGGTGCTATCTGGCTTGGCGCTTATAGCCGCCTGGGGCTGGGAGGTGAAGAGGATTCAGGCTTCACCGGCAGCCTGGTCCGGTTCAATGCCAACGGTAGCCTGGACCGCGACTTCAGCGGCGACGGTAAATCCCTCCTCCCGGTGTCGCTCGACATCGAGGACGGCGGTAATGCCGCCGTGCAGCCGGGCGGGGGCTACCTGGTGGCGCGCTACGTGAAAGTAGGCGACGCCTGGGTGTCGGGCGTCAGTCGTAACTTGGCGGACGGCAGCCTCGACACGAGTTTCGGGAACGGCGGCACCGTGACAGTGCCTTTCTATTGGAATGAAGATCTAGGCCAGCAAGCGTCGTTCTCCGTGCAACGCGACGGCAGCTTCTTCGCAAGCGCTGGGTATCCGTCCGGGGAGATCTATATCGCCCGCTTCGATGCGACGGGGGCCTTGGTCTCGTCTTTCGCAGAGGCTGGGATCCTGCACCTACCCGCGGCCGTCGGCATTCACCCCAGTAGCACGTTCGACGTTTCGCTGCAGGGAGACGGGAAGGTATTGGTCACGGGGCAAGATACCCTGACCCGCCTCAACCCGGACGGTACGCTGGATAGCAGCTTTGCGAACGGCGGCAGCCTGGCCCTGGATGTTCACGCGGACGCCCTCGTCATCCAGGATGACGGCAAAATCCTGCTGGCGGGCGCCTCGGGCGGCGTGGCGACCGTCATCCGACTCAATGCCGACGGCTCACTCGACACCGATTTCGGTGATCAGGGTCAGGTACGTTGGGGCTCGGAAAGCGCTCCTTTCGCAGTCGCCGACATGATCGTGCTGGCCGACGGCAGGCTGTTGATTGGTGGAAGCCAAGGGACCAGCGCGGACGGCTACCTGGCCGCCTTGGTCCAGTTGAACCCCGACGGCAGCCTGGACCACAGCTTTGGCAACCCCGACGACGGCTATTACCACCTTGACGGTGGCCGCGATGATGACTTCTTGCTCGGGACCGCCTCGTTCGACGATGCGATCTTTGGCGGGGCCGGAAACGACCTGCTCGATGGCCAGCAAGGTCGTGACCTGCTGACGGGCGGCGCCGGGGACGATACTTTCCGTTACCAGGCAGTCACAGACAGCTACCGCACCGCAAACGCGGCCCATAGCGACCGCATCACCGACTTCGACCCCAGCAGCGATACCCTCGACCTCTCCTCCCTGGGCTTCCTCGGGCTGGGCAATGGCCATGACGGAACGCTGGCGATACGCGTCAATGAAAGCGGGACGCGGACCTACCTCAAAAGTTTCGAGGCCAACGTCGATGGGGAACGCTTCGAAGTGGTTTTCGACGGTAACTTGGGCCAAACGCTGAATGAAACCAACATCCTGTTTCAGCAAGCCAGGTTGACGGGCACCGAAGGGGACGATCGTCTACAAGGCAATGCTCTGGGCGAAATCATCGAAGGGGGCGCGGGCGATGATCGCCTTTATGGCGCGCTAGGGAATGATGTGTTGGTTGGCGGAGAGGGTCGAGACCTGTTGGTGGGTGGCGGGAACAATGATGTGTTCCGCTTCGACGGACTGAGCGACAGCTACCGTACCGCCACCGAAAACCACACTGATCGCTTGATGGACTATACCGCGGGTGAAGACACGATCGACTTGTCGGCCTTGGGCTTTACCCGGCTGGGAGATGGTTACGACGGCACGTTGGATGTGGTTCTCAATGAGGCCAAGAACCTGACTTATTTGAAGAGTTATGAAGCTGACGCCTCTGGGGCTCGATTTGAGTTGAGTCTGGTAGGGGACCACTCCGGTTACGGTAACTTGAATATCGTCTTCGCCGAGCCTTTGGAAGAGGAGGCTATTCGGTTGGTCGGAGTGGCTGACGACGTCTGGGTGTAG
- a CDS encoding DUF2459 domain-containing protein, giving the protein MRIVVLALVLMLFGCATASDPPRGEGGDWRSFYVVNHGLHTGLVIARPDLLQVLPALAEAFSDGDFVEFGWGDEDFYRAPQATLSLALRALFGSTATVLHAIKIDGDPRRRFATSEVIEVRVTEDSYQRLLAFVAGTFTRSATGTLVVLGPGLYGESRFYQAEGRYSLFYTCNTWVAEALAASNCPMSPAAVITAGNVVWQLRRATAVGASCVD; this is encoded by the coding sequence ATGCGCATTGTAGTGCTGGCCCTGGTCCTCATGCTGTTCGGCTGCGCTACCGCGTCGGACCCGCCGAGGGGCGAGGGTGGCGATTGGCGGTCCTTCTATGTAGTGAATCATGGCCTGCATACCGGGTTGGTCATTGCGCGCCCCGATCTACTTCAGGTGCTTCCCGCATTGGCCGAAGCGTTCAGCGACGGCGACTTCGTTGAGTTCGGTTGGGGCGACGAGGATTTTTATCGAGCCCCACAGGCCACCTTGAGCCTCGCCTTGCGAGCCTTGTTCGGGTCGACGGCAACCGTGCTGCATGCGATCAAGATTGACGGGGACCCCAGGCGGCGTTTCGCCACAAGCGAGGTCATCGAAGTGCGGGTGACGGAGGACAGCTACCAACGACTGCTCGCGTTCGTGGCCGGGACCTTCACCCGCTCAGCGACGGGCACCTTGGTAGTGCTCGGGCCTGGCCTGTATGGAGAGAGCCGGTTCTACCAGGCTGAGGGTCGCTATTCGCTGTTTTATACCTGCAATACCTGGGTCGCAGAGGCGCTGGCCGCGAGCAACTGTCCAATGTCGCCTGCAGCGGTGATTACGGCGGGGAATGTCGTGTGGCAGTTACGCCGGGCGACAGCGGTCGGTGCATCCTGCGTTGACTGA
- a CDS encoding GNAT family N-acetyltransferase, producing the protein MKVRKALLTDAESVSKLLNQLGYQASPKLVRDKLEALELSARDTVLLAQEGKNIIGVISLHVLELFHQPGRLGRITSLVIDDDFRGQGVGAMLVSAADAFFLEQLCVRAEVTSSDHRIQAHTFYQQQGYAVDERRFVKRYGSLGHSGNGDRSRL; encoded by the coding sequence ATGAAAGTTCGAAAAGCCTTACTCACCGATGCAGAATCGGTGTCCAAACTTCTGAACCAGTTAGGCTACCAAGCCTCGCCAAAGCTAGTCCGAGATAAGCTTGAAGCTTTAGAACTCAGCGCTCGCGATACCGTGCTGCTGGCACAGGAAGGTAAAAATATTATCGGTGTTATAAGTTTGCATGTGCTTGAGCTGTTTCATCAGCCCGGTAGGCTCGGACGCATTACCTCCCTTGTCATTGATGATGACTTCCGAGGACAAGGAGTTGGGGCAATGCTGGTTTCTGCTGCGGATGCGTTTTTTTTAGAGCAACTTTGCGTCCGGGCTGAAGTGACTAGCAGCGACCACCGAATACAGGCTCACACTTTTTATCAGCAGCAAGGTTACGCGGTCGACGAGCGTCGGTTTGTCAAACGGTATGGCTCTTTGGGGCATAGCGGAAACGGGGACAGATCACGATTATGA